The following proteins are co-located in the Colletotrichum lupini chromosome 4, complete sequence genome:
- a CDS encoding FAD binding domain-containing protein translates to MLPHIARYLFFGIVSHESLIPAHDSSYTPTCKSYPGTADWPPAAEWARLGESLGGGRLLRPSPPGAVCHPGQDAYNETACADVESRWNSYELHVDDPVSVVWSNFANDSCLPDPAYLCSGDGYPAYVVNATTPEHVKIGIDFARKNNVRLIVKSTGHDYLGRSIAPGSLSIWVHHLTGIEYHADEFKLSGSDITIPGSAVTAGGGTEMYDLYKATAEHGQAIVGGTAKTVSVGGYATGGGHSLLAPRFGLAADNVLQMEVVTPLGEILTLNEAQNADLFWAMRGGGGSTFGVLTSITFATHPSPPITHTAWAMLTELRSPIIPDLAAYFLSNVPSLEKAGLAGYALINSHMPNPVSSPGLPPNAAGVIGISLMQDDTDREEVDRIWTSINQTVMERWPNVTFAKITTEYPSWLDFYDKNYDMNKGGINKLLASRLLDEEALTEDLEVLAGAVKTATDNVGGMYAFLVSGKGVHNAKPRGGGDAVHPAWRTAYIHAITAVGWTSFNETSKSEAEKSIYDSVEGFRQLTPGGGSYLNEGLSYEEDWQHTFWGTNYERLLKIKKTVDPDDVFWCQPCVGNEGWKQRSDGQLCRV, encoded by the exons ATGTTGCCGCACATCGCAAGATATCTCTTCTTTGGGATCGTGTCCCACGAATCCCTCATCCCAGCCCACGACTCCTCCTACACACCAACGTGCAAATCCTACCCGGGCACCGCTGACTGGCCCCCCGCAGCAGAATGGGCCCGCCTCGGCGAGTCCCTCGGAGGCGGGCGACTTCTCCGCCCGTCTCCTCCGGGAGCTGTCTGCCATCCCGGACAGGACGCCTACAACGAGACCGCCTGCGCCGACGTCGAGTCCCGGTGGAATTCGTACGAGCTCCACGTCGACGACCCCGTCTCCGTCGTCTGGAGCAACTTCGCTAATGACTCCTGCCTTCCTGACCCGGCTTATCTGTGCAGCGGTGACGGATACCCTGCGTATGTCGTGAATGCTACCACGCCGGAGCATGTCAAGATTGGTATCGATTTTG CGAGGAAGAACAATGTGAGGCTCATCGTGAAAAGCACTGGGCATGATTACCTAGGTAGATCGATTGCCCCTGGCTCGCTCTCTATCTGGGTGCACCATTTGACGGGCATCGAGTATCATGCGGATGAGTTCAAGCTCTCAGGGAGCGATATCACCATACCAGGAAGTGCAGTAACTGCCGGAGGCGGCACCGAGATGTATGACCTCTACAAAGCCACTGCTGAACACGGCCAGGCCATTGTCGGTGGTACCGCTAAGACGGTGAGCGTCGGGGGGTATGCTACCGGAGGCGGCCACTCGCTGCTCGCGCCGCGTTTCGGTCTGGCGGCGGATAATGTCTTGCAGATGGAAGTCGTCACGCCCCTCGGCGAGATCTTGACTCTCAACGAGGCTCAGAACGCTGACCTGTTTTGGGCTATGCGCGGT GGAGGAGGATCAACGTTTGGGGTTCTCACCTCAATCACCTTCGCAACACACCCGTCCCCCCCAATCACCCACACGGCATGGGCGATGCTCACCGAGCTCAGGTCACCCATCATTCCAGACCTGGCCGCCTACTTCCTCTCAAACGTCCCTTCCCTCGAGAAGGCGGGCCTCGCAGGCTACGCCCTGATCAATTCGCACATGCCGAACCCTGTCAGCTCCCCGGGCCTCCCGCCGAACGCGGCGGGCGTCATTGGCATATCCCTGATGCAGGATGACACGGACCGGGAAGAAGTTGACAGGATCTGGACGTCAATCAACCAGACCGTCATGGAGCGCTGGCCCAATGTCACCTTTGCCAAGATTACCACCGAGTATCCGTCCTGGCTTGACTTTTATGATAAGAATTATGACATGAACAAGGGCGGTATCAACAAACTACTGGCTTCCCGTTTGCTGGATGAGGAGGCTTTGACGGAGGATTTGGAGGTTTTGGCTGGTGCAGTGAAGACGGCGACTGATAATGTGGGCGGCATGTATGCGTTTTTGGTATCCGGGAAGGGTGTGCACAACGCGAAGCCTAGGGGCGGAGGTGATGCGGTTCACCCGGCATGGAGGACTGCCTACATCCACGCGA TCACTGCCGTTGGATGGACTTCGTTCAATGAGACGTCCAAGAGTGAAGCCGAGAAGAGCATTTACGATTCGGTTGAAGGCTTCCGACAGTTAACGCCTGGTGGAGGATCCTACTTGAATGAG GGTCTGTCATATGAGGAAGACTGGCAACATACGTTTTGGGGCACCAACTATGAGCGCCTTCTCAAGATCAAGAAGACCGTCGATCCAGACGACGTTTTCTGGTGCCAGCCCTGTGTCGGGAACGAGGGATGGAAGCAGAGGAGTGACGGGCAGCTTTGCAGAGTCTAG
- a CDS encoding beta-1,6-galactanase, translating to MKGLAIAFAALVSSTCAQYMKTPASTRYGSHKAVSRQAGNQTSNSWPYAPFSTRGRDIVNARGEVVTWAGVNWPMSGETMVPEGLEWASVDQILDDVESVGFNYIRMGYAIEMVDQIYDRAGEDVPLEVAMITALGFVNGTKVTNEIIRNNPTWTRETTRFEIWSAIVEAAYERGIFISPDVHVGKAQWCCSHTDGNAWFDDVNFNTTHWRRGLSYVANWAKSHPNIVSLSLRNEVRESWNVTNLYYNWDTLVGNFSAGADAIHEANPDVLILWGGMQYGQDLSALTSGKNYLTAPCYKCTAIRDAARREPKVFDLDSHAWADKLVWELHLYKMSEDVDTGSCPIIEAGLYRNGFNALGIDKPAACNVTNDCPKASRLTPVIFSEFGNGQDDTLRNDTLQVCLREYTVKHNVSWMVWGLAGSYRVRSGGQGVPDTWGLTNYEWNGWNSPETIEDIWKPWVKAMNPTRKS from the exons ATGAAGGGTCTTGCCATCGCCTTTGCGGCGCTTGTGTCGTCGACATGCGCCCAGTACATGAAGACTCCCGCCTCGACTCGTTATGGCTCTCACAAGGCCGTCTCGAGGCAGGCCGGCAACCAGACTAGCAACTCGTGGCCCTACGCTCCCTTCAGCACTCGCGGACGTGACATCGTCAATGCCCGTGGTGAGGTTGTGACTTGGGCTGGTGTCAACTGGCCGATGAGTG GAGAGACTATGGTTCCTGAGGGTCTGGAATGGGCCTCAGTTGATCAGATTCTCGATGATGTCGAGAGCGTTGGCTTCAACTACATCCGCAT GGGCTACGCCATCGAGATGGTCGACCAAATCTACGACCGCGCCGGCGAGGACGTCCCCCTCGAAGTCGCCATGATCACGGCCCTCGGCTTCGTCAACGGCACAAAGGTCACCAACGAAATCATCCGCAACAACCCGACCTGGACCCGCGAGACGACCCGCTTTGAAATCTGGTCCGCCATCGTCGAGGCCGCCTACGAGCGCGGCATCTTCATCTCCCCCGACGTGCACGTCGGCAAGGCCCAGTGGTGCTGCTCCCACACGGACGGCAACGCCTGGTTCGACGACGTCAACTTCAACACCACCCACTGGCGCCGCGGCCTCTCCTACGTCGCCAACTGGGCAAAGTCCCACCCCAACATCGTCTCCCTCTCCCTCCGCAACGAGGTCCGCGAGTCGTGGAACGTGACGAATCTGTACTACAACTGGGACACCCTCGTCGGCAACTTCTCCGCCGGCGCCGACGCCATCCACGAGGCCAACCCGGACGTCCTCATCCTCTGGGGCGGCATGCAGTACGGCCAGGACCTGTCTGCCCTCACCTCGGGCAAGAACTACCTCACGGCGCCGTGCTACAAGTGCACCGCCATCCGCGACGCCGCCCGCCGCGAGCCAAAGGTGTTTGATCTCGACAGCCACGCCTGGGCGGACAAGCTCGTCTGGGAGCTGCACCTGTACAAGATGAGCGAGGATGTCGACACGGGATCGTGCCCCATCATCGAGGCGGGTCTCTACCGCAACGGCTTCAACGCGTTGGGTATTGACAAGCCTGCGGCTTGCAATGTTACGAACGACTGCCCTAAGGCGAGCCGGTTGACGCCCGTCATCTTCTCCGAATTTGGCAACGGCCAGGACGATACGCTTCGCAACGATACCCTTCAGGTGTGTCTGAGGGAGTACACCGTCAAGCACAACGTTAGCTGGATGGTCTGGGGTCTTGCTGGTAGCTACCGTGTGCGCTCCGGCGGGCAGGGTGTGCCCGATACGTGGGGTTTGACCAACTATGAGTGGAACGGTTGGAACTCTCCCGAGACCATTGAGGATATCTGGAAGCCTTGGGTGAAGGCTATGAACCCGACTAGAAAGTCGTGA